The following coding sequences lie in one Benincasa hispida cultivar B227 chromosome 6, ASM972705v1, whole genome shotgun sequence genomic window:
- the LOC120079801 gene encoding TVP38/TMEM64 family membrane protein slr0305, with protein MRALLTLRPPSSNPPPCLSSLHFSPPLSSSFLFSFRPNKRFHFLKPCSSLKQSKKPTLQKTPTSAPQSFKWLFSPKSNDDDAGDKGNKGVDGDGDVLEDGTAVTGTLLAGVLLVGVIGGFAFAGYVYRDPINAFLNQFSTFIDGYGPAGYALFVAVYAGLEILAIPAIPLTMSAGLLFGSVIGTVIVSISGTVAASVAFLIARYFARERILKLVEGNKKFAAIDKAIGENGFKVVTLLRLSPLLPFSLGNYLYGLTSVKFVPYVLGSWLGMLPGTWAYVSAGAFGRAIIQEESEVGLLGGGNGQLWTLGLGLLATALAAAYVTRLAKDAMKDIE; from the exons aTGCGCGCCCTTCTGACCTTAAGGCCGCCATCTTCAAACCCACCGCCATGTCTTTCTTCTCTCCATTTCTCTCCTCCTCTTTCCTCTTCTTTCCTCTTCAGCTTCAGACCCAACAAGCGCTTTCACTTCCTCAAGCCTTGTTCCTCTCTCAAGCAATCCAAGAAACCCACTCTTCAGAAGACACCCACTAGCGCCCCTCAGAGCTTCAAGTGGCTCTTTAGCCCCAAATCCAACGACGACGACGCCGGCGATAAAGGGAATAAAGGGGTGGACGGAGATGGAGACGTTTTGGAAGATGGCACCGCGGTTACGGGCACCCTTTTGGCTGGTGTGCTGCTTGTTGGGGTTATTGGTGGATTTGCATTTGCTGGATATGTTTACAGGGATCCGATTAACGCGTTCTTGAATCAGTTTTCGACGTTTATTGATG GATATGGTCCAGCAGGATATGCTTTATTCGTAGCAGTATATGCAGGATTGGAG ATCCTTGCAATTCCCGCCATTCCATTAACAATGTCAGCTGGGCTACTCTTTGGCTCTGTAATTGGGACAGTTATAGTATCCATCAGTGGAACG GTTGCTGCTAGTGTTGCCTTTTTGATTGCTCGGTATTTTGCTCGTGAGCGTATTCTTAAGCTAGTAGAAGGAAACAAGAAATTTGCTGCCATTGACAAAGCCATTGGAGAAAATGGTTTCAAAGTTGTCACACTCCTACGTTTGAGCCCTTTGCTTCCATTTTCTCTCGGAAATTATTTATATGGACTCACATCTGTCAAATTTGTTCCCTATGTGTTAGGAAG CTGGCTGGGGATGCTTCCAGGAACCTGGGCTTATGTGAGTGCGGGCGCCTTTGGACGTGCAATTATT CAAGAAGAGTCTGAAGTTGGTTTGCTAGGAGGGGGAAATGGTCAGCTATGGACTTTAGGACTGGGATTGCTGGCAACAGCATTGGCTGCTGCATACGTTACACGATTAGCCAAG GATGCTATGAAGGATATTGAATAG
- the LOC120079802 gene encoding succinate dehydrogenase assembly factor 1, mitochondrial has translation MAKLSGLQKQVLSLYRAFLRAARSKSAEDRRQIESIVAAEFRRNAKQIDRKNFIHIEYLLRRGNKQLDQLKSPGTVRFSTINPHSEP, from the coding sequence ATGGCGAAGCTCTCAGGGTTGCAAAAGCAAGTGCTCAGTCTCTACAGAGCATTTCTCCGAGCAGCTCGTTCCAAATCCGCTGAAGATCGACGGCAAATCGAATCGATTGTCGCCGCCGAGTTCCGCCGAAACGCCAAGCAAATCGATCGTAAAAATTTCATCCACATCGAGTACCTTCTTCGTCGAGGTAACAAACAGTTGGATCAACTTAAAAGTCCTGGCACTGTTCGATTTTCGACTATCAATCCCCATTCTGAGCCTTGA
- the LOC120079065 gene encoding pentatricopeptide repeat-containing protein At1g71460, chloroplastic, which produces MEISSSFIPSLHLHPFPPNPLAVAISNSGRQLSRIKSLTQSPTDTPPSKIKLVSKFRYKNRPAFAEKDAFPSSLPLHTKNPHAIYEDIQRFARKNKLKEALTIMDYLDQQGIPVNATTFSSLITACVRTKSMTDAKQIHAHIRINGLENNEFLRTRLVHMYTACGSLEDAQKLFDESSSKSIYPWNALLRGTVMAGRRDYRSILSTYAEMRRLGVELNVYSFANIIKSFAGASAFTQGLKVHGLLIKNGLVGSSILGTSLVDMYFKCGKIKLARQVFEEITERDVVVWGSIIAGFAHNRLQREALEYTRRMIDDGIRPNSVILTTILPVIGEIWARRLGQEVHAYVIKTKGYSKQIFIQSALIDMYCKCGDIGSGRAVFYASMERNAICWTALMSGYALNGRLEQAVRSVIWMQQEGFRPDVVTVATILPVCAELRALRPGKEIHAYALKNCFLPNVSIVSSLMVMYSKCGVMDYSLKLFNAMEQRNVILWTAMIDSYIENECPHEAIGIFRAMQLSKHRPDTVTMARILYVCSELKMLKMGKEIHGQVLKRKFESVHFVSAELVKLYGKCGAVKMAKMVFEAIPVKGSMTWTAIIEAYGDNGEFKEAIDLFDQMRSSGISPNHFTFKVVLSICKEAGFVDDAMRIFKLMSVRYKIKPSEEHYSLVIAVLTRFGRIEEARRYIQMSSSFS; this is translated from the coding sequence ATGGAAATTTCGTCCTCCTTCATTCCGTCCCTTCATCTTCACCCTTTCCCTCCAAATCCTCTCGCGGTCGCCATTTCCAATTCCGGCCGACAACTCTCCCGAATTAAATCTTTGACACAGTCACCGACGGATACACCGCCGtcaaaaatcaaattagttTCCAAATTTCGGTACAAAAACCGCCCAGCTTTTGCCGAGAAAGATGCTTTTCCTTCATCTTTACCACTTCACACCAAGAACCCTCATGCCATCTACGAGGACATTCAAAGATTTGCTCGGAAAAATAAACTCAAAGAGGCACTTACGATTATGGACTATTTGGATCAACAAGGCATCCCAGTTAATGCGACTACATTTTCTTCTCTTATTACTGCTTGTGTTAGAACCAAATCGATGACTGATGCGAAACAGATTCACGCGCATATTCGGATAAATGGACTTGAAAACAACGAATTTCTGCGTACAAGGCTTGTGCATATGTATACTGCTTGTGGGTCCTTGGAAGATGCACAGAAGCTGTTCGATGAAAGTTCTAGCAAGAGTATTTATCCTTGGAATGCGTTGCTTAGAGGCACCGTAATGGCGGGTCGGCGGGATTATCGTAGCATTCTATCGACTTATGCAGAAATGCGAAGACTGGGGGTTGAATTAAACGTTTACTCTTTTGCAAATATCATTAAAAGCTTTGCAGGTGCATCGGCGTTTACACAGGGGCTCAAGGTCCATggccttttaattaaaaatggattGGTCGGCAGTTCAATTCTTGGGACAAGTTTGGTTGATATGTACTTCAAATGTGGTAAGATCAAACTTGCTCGCCAGGTGTTTGAGGAAATTACCGAAAGAGATGTTGTGGTTTGGGGATCAATAATTGCTGGTTTTGCTCACAATCGACTCCAAAGGGAAGCTTTGGAATATACGAGGAGGATGATAGACGATGGTATTAGACCGAATTCAGTTATATTGACGACGATTCTTCCTGTTATTGGAGAAATATGGGCCAGGAGATTAGGCCAGGAAGTCCATGCTTATGTTATAAAGACAAAAGGTTACTCCAAACAGATATTTATTCAGTCTGCTTTGATTGATATGTATTGCAAGTGCGGGGACATCGGTTCGGGTAGAGCGGTTTTTTATGCATCCATGGAGAGGAATGCTATATGTTGGACTGCTTTGATGTCTGGTTATGCTTTAAATGGCAGGCTAGAGCAGGCTGTAAGATCAGTTATTTGGATGCAGCAGGAAGGATTTAGACCGGACGTGGTTACTGTTGCAACGATTCTTCCAGTTTGTGCTGAATTGAGAGCTCTGAGACCAGGAAAAGAGATTCATGCCTACGCTTTGAAGAATTGCTTCCTACCGAATGTATCTATTGTTTCATCCTTGATGGTAATGTACTCAAAATGTGGAGTAATGGACTATTCTCTGAAGCTTTTCAACGCCATGGAGCAAAGAAATGTGATCTTATGGACAGCAATGATTGATTCATACATAGAAAATGAGTGTCCACATGAAGCAATTGGTATATTCAGAGCGATGCAGCTATCGAAGCATCGACCAGATACCGTTACCATGGCTAGAATCCTCTATGTATGCAGTGAACTAAAGATGCTGAAGATGGGGAAGGAGATACATGGACAAGTCTTGAAGAGGAAATTCGAGTCGGTCCATTTCGTTTCTGCCGAATTAGTGAAGTTATATGGGAAATGTGGAGCAGTAAAAATGGCAAAAATGGTGTTTGAGGCAATTCCTGTGAAGGGGTCAATGACATGGACCGCCATTATTGAAGCTTATGGAGACAATGGAGAGTTTAAGGAAGCAATTGATCTGTTTGACCAAATGAGGTCCTCTGGTATTTCTCCAAACCATTTCACTTTCAAAGTGGTTCTATCTATTTGTAAGGAAGCTGGTTTTGTTGATGATGCAATGCGCATCTTCAAGCTAATGTCTGTTAGGTATAAGATTAAGCCATCTGAAGAACATTACTCTTTAGTCATTGCTGTTCTTACTCGGTTTGGTCGAATCGAGGAGGCTAGAAGGTATATACAGATGAGTTCTTCATTTtcataa